Proteins from a genomic interval of Lysobacter arenosi:
- a CDS encoding RDD family protein, with the protein MEGFEYRNPYAAPTAQVQPTAAERFDDEMVTAGRLPRLLAALVDAGVSMVIAIPALIGVFRYNPTRGIGELGGSLILLSVVGYIALFIYTLMLLSREGQTIGKRTIGIRIVRTDGERATLGRLFWLRYFVPGLIGAVPYLGWIFSLANILWIFGEQRRCLHDHIADTMVVNA; encoded by the coding sequence ATGGAAGGTTTCGAATACCGCAACCCGTATGCGGCGCCGACGGCGCAGGTGCAGCCCACCGCCGCCGAGCGCTTTGACGACGAAATGGTCACCGCCGGGCGATTGCCGCGGCTGCTGGCCGCGCTGGTCGATGCCGGCGTATCGATGGTCATCGCCATCCCGGCCCTGATCGGCGTGTTCCGCTACAACCCGACCCGTGGCATCGGCGAGCTCGGCGGATCGCTGATCCTGCTGAGCGTGGTCGGCTACATCGCGTTGTTCATCTACACGCTGATGCTGCTCAGCCGCGAAGGCCAGACCATCGGCAAGCGCACGATCGGCATCCGCATCGTCCGTACCGACGGCGAGCGCGCGACCCTGGGCCGCCTGTTCTGGCTGCGTTATTTCGTGCCGGGCCTGATCGGTGCCGTCCCGTACCTGGGCTGGATCTTCAGCCTCGCCAACATCCTGTGGATCTTCGGCGAGCAGCGCCGCTGCCTGCACGACCACATTGCCGACACGATGGTCGTCAACGCCTGA
- a CDS encoding stage II sporulation protein M, with translation MRQEHFVKRHQPEWNAFEQWLDARGQQVKRARMSRRQWHGLADHEMPARYRRLCQQLALARRRGYSPLVTDRLQQLMQRGHGLLYRTPPPRWRRVVEFLLAGFPRLVRAERGCMAASALLFWLPLLVVFVAIQLTPELSSSLFDPAQLMQFESMYDPDDPLRKLGRDNGTDVAMFGHYVWNNVSIGFRTFASGLLAGIGAVVVLIVNGIMIGGVAGHLQAVGHGDPFWRFVAAHSAPELTAIVIAGGAGLRLGLNLVAPGQRRRIDALVDGGRRGALLCLGVLAMLVFAAFVEAFWSSIAWMPAWIKYSVGAALWTLTLLWLWRGGRNHDLAEVGETA, from the coding sequence ATGCGGCAGGAACACTTCGTCAAGCGTCACCAGCCCGAGTGGAACGCGTTCGAGCAATGGCTCGATGCGCGCGGCCAGCAGGTAAAGCGCGCGCGCATGTCGCGCCGCCAGTGGCATGGCCTGGCCGACCACGAAATGCCGGCACGCTACCGGCGCCTGTGCCAGCAGCTGGCGCTGGCGCGCCGCCGCGGTTACAGCCCGCTGGTGACCGATCGCCTGCAGCAGCTGATGCAGCGCGGCCACGGCCTGCTCTATCGCACGCCGCCGCCGCGCTGGCGCCGGGTGGTGGAGTTCCTGCTGGCCGGCTTCCCGCGCCTGGTGCGCGCCGAGCGTGGCTGCATGGCGGCCTCGGCGCTGCTGTTCTGGTTGCCGCTGCTGGTGGTGTTCGTCGCCATCCAGCTGACGCCGGAGCTGTCGTCGTCGCTGTTCGATCCGGCCCAGTTGATGCAGTTCGAGTCGATGTACGACCCGGACGACCCGTTGCGCAAGCTTGGCCGCGACAACGGCACCGACGTGGCGATGTTCGGCCATTACGTCTGGAACAACGTCAGCATCGGCTTCCGCACCTTCGCCAGCGGCCTGCTCGCGGGAATCGGTGCGGTGGTGGTGCTGATCGTCAACGGCATCATGATCGGCGGAGTCGCCGGCCACCTTCAGGCGGTGGGCCACGGCGATCCGTTCTGGCGCTTCGTCGCCGCCCACTCCGCGCCGGAACTCACCGCGATTGTCATTGCCGGCGGCGCGGGGCTGCGCCTGGGTCTGAACCTGGTCGCGCCGGGGCAGCGCCGCCGCATCGATGCGCTCGTCGACGGCGGGCGGCGCGGTGCACTGCTGTGCCTGGGCGTGCTGGCGATGCTGGTGTTCGCCGCGTTCGTCGAAGCGTTCTGGTCGTCGATTGCGTGGATGCCGGCGTGGATCAAGTACAGCGTCGGCGCCGCGTTGTGGACGCTGACGCTGCTGTGGCTGTGGCGGGGCGGACGCAATCACGACTTGGCCGAGGTCGGCGAAACCGCATGA
- a CDS encoding AMP-binding protein — MTHGDAARAIAFDATGAIDLDTFSRQVRAVAAKLPAAAHAINLCEDRYHFLVAFCAAAVRGQTTLLPPSRAPAVIDQVRGQYPDSYCLGDDALAVAPPDCFHLPQPLPQLDGAPLLVDADAVVAIGFTSGSTGQPRPYAKTWASFRASTGQNLAALAGLLDVAGVTHVVATVPPQHMYGMEMSVLLPMLGPIAVHSARPLFPADVARALHDAPTPPLLVTTPVHLRALVAEGLALPPLAGIVSATAPLPAELALAAEERFGCEVREVFGSTETCVIARRRTARETAWTPLPGVRLAPQPDGTAVHAPHLPEPVVLADLIEVDPLDGRFVLRGRNADMLEIAGKRASLGDLTRKLLAVPGVEDGVVFQLDDADAMGVRRIAALAVAPGLDEATILAALRQQIDPVFLPRPLRRIAALPRNETGKLPRGALTALLHG, encoded by the coding sequence CTGACGCACGGCGACGCTGCGCGCGCCATTGCCTTCGATGCCACCGGCGCCATCGACCTGGATACGTTCTCGCGCCAGGTGCGCGCCGTGGCGGCGAAGCTTCCGGCCGCTGCCCACGCGATCAATCTGTGCGAGGACCGCTACCACTTCCTGGTGGCGTTCTGCGCCGCCGCGGTGCGCGGGCAGACCACGTTGCTGCCGCCGTCGCGCGCGCCGGCGGTCATCGACCAGGTGCGCGGCCAGTATCCCGACAGCTATTGCCTCGGCGACGACGCCCTGGCGGTCGCGCCACCGGATTGCTTCCACCTGCCGCAGCCGCTGCCGCAGCTCGATGGTGCGCCGTTGCTGGTCGACGCCGATGCGGTGGTCGCGATCGGCTTCACTTCCGGCAGCACCGGCCAGCCGCGCCCCTACGCCAAGACCTGGGCGAGTTTCCGCGCCAGCACCGGGCAGAACCTGGCGGCGCTTGCCGGCCTGCTCGACGTTGCCGGCGTAACGCATGTCGTCGCCACCGTGCCGCCGCAGCATATGTATGGCATGGAGATGTCGGTGCTGCTGCCGATGCTCGGCCCGATCGCCGTGCATTCGGCGCGACCGCTGTTTCCGGCCGATGTCGCCCGCGCGCTGCACGACGCACCCACACCGCCGCTGCTGGTGACCACGCCGGTGCATCTGCGTGCACTGGTCGCCGAAGGACTGGCATTGCCGCCGCTGGCCGGCATCGTCTCGGCGACCGCGCCGTTGCCGGCCGAGCTCGCACTGGCCGCGGAAGAGCGATTCGGCTGCGAAGTGCGCGAAGTATTCGGCTCCACCGAAACCTGTGTGATCGCGCGCCGCCGCACCGCGCGTGAAACGGCGTGGACGCCGCTGCCCGGCGTACGCCTTGCACCGCAACCCGACGGCACCGCCGTGCACGCGCCGCACCTGCCCGAGCCGGTGGTGCTGGCCGACCTGATCGAAGTCGACCCGCTCGACGGGCGTTTCGTGCTGCGCGGCCGCAACGCCGACATGCTCGAGATCGCCGGCAAGCGCGCGTCGCTGGGCGACCTCACCCGCAAGCTGCTGGCCGTGCCCGGCGTCGAGGACGGCGTCGTGTTCCAGCTCGACGACGCCGATGCGATGGGCGTGCGCCGCATCGCCGCGCTCGCGGTCGCACCGGGACTCGACGAAGCCACGATCCTGGCCGCGTTGCGCCAGCAGATCGATCCGGTGTTCCTGCCGCGGCCATTGCGCCGTATCGCCGCACTGCCACGCAACGAGACCGGCAAGCTGCCGCGGGGCGCGCTGACCGCATTGCTGCACGGCTGA
- a CDS encoding coniferyl aldehyde dehydrogenase, which produces MTADTPLDELAATRERLSQAWLKNKPDHAQRRADLVRLRDAFRARIASMDAAIRADFGHRSQHENLLSEAMIVLAEIDHALGHLRRWMRPRRAAVGWRFWPASAQIRPEPVGVVGILSPWNYPVNLALVPLVSAIAAGNHVYLKPSEHAPRTSMWMRELLSEVFPADRVAVALGGPEVGSAFAGLPFDHLLFTGSTAVGRKVMAAAAPNLTPVTLELGGKAPAIVCADYPLDRAAARIATGKWFNAGQTCIGVDYVLIDAARRDAFVEAMQAELRSRYGDFNAPTDYTRIINDGQFARLRGYVDDARARGLTVLEPVTQNLDDAARVRNAQDRLFPPTLVLDPPRDAEVMRHEIFGPILPVLSYRTLDEAIAQVQSLERPLALYPFSGDNANIEKILANTLSGGVTVNDTLLHFGAHDLPFGGIGPSGIGAIHGRTGFDTFSKLLPVFRQRRMAASDLLKPPYSGAIDKMVRWLAK; this is translated from the coding sequence ATCACCGCCGACACTCCCCTGGACGAACTTGCCGCCACCCGCGAGCGCCTGAGCCAGGCCTGGCTGAAGAACAAGCCGGACCATGCCCAGCGACGCGCCGACCTGGTTCGCCTGCGTGACGCGTTTCGTGCCCGCATCGCCTCCATGGACGCGGCCATTCGTGCCGATTTCGGCCATCGCAGCCAGCACGAGAACCTGCTGTCGGAAGCGATGATCGTGCTGGCCGAGATCGACCACGCCCTGGGCCACCTGCGTCGCTGGATGCGTCCGCGTCGCGCCGCGGTCGGCTGGCGCTTCTGGCCGGCAAGTGCGCAGATCCGTCCGGAACCGGTCGGCGTGGTCGGCATCCTGTCGCCATGGAATTACCCGGTGAACCTCGCCCTGGTGCCGCTGGTGTCGGCGATCGCCGCCGGCAACCACGTTTACCTCAAGCCGTCCGAGCACGCGCCCCGCACCAGCATGTGGATGCGCGAACTGTTGTCGGAGGTGTTCCCGGCCGACCGCGTCGCGGTCGCGCTCGGCGGCCCGGAAGTCGGCTCCGCCTTTGCCGGGCTGCCGTTCGACCACCTGTTGTTCACCGGCTCGACCGCGGTCGGGCGCAAGGTGATGGCTGCCGCCGCGCCGAACCTCACGCCGGTCACGCTGGAGCTGGGCGGCAAGGCGCCGGCGATCGTCTGCGCCGACTATCCGCTCGACCGCGCCGCCGCGCGCATCGCCACCGGCAAGTGGTTCAATGCCGGGCAGACCTGCATCGGCGTCGACTATGTGCTGATCGATGCGGCACGGCGGGATGCATTCGTCGAAGCAATGCAGGCCGAGCTGCGTTCGCGCTATGGCGACTTCAATGCGCCGACCGACTACACCCGCATCATCAACGACGGCCAGTTCGCGCGACTGCGCGGTTACGTCGACGATGCACGCGCACGCGGCCTGACCGTGCTCGAACCGGTGACGCAGAACCTCGACGACGCAGCACGCGTGCGCAATGCGCAGGACCGCCTGTTCCCGCCGACCCTGGTGCTGGATCCGCCGCGCGATGCGGAAGTGATGCGCCACGAGATCTTCGGGCCGATCCTGCCGGTGCTGAGCTATCGCACGCTCGACGAGGCAATCGCGCAGGTGCAGTCGCTGGAGCGCCCGCTGGCGCTGTATCCGTTCAGTGGCGACAACGCCAACATCGAAAAGATCCTCGCCAACACACTGTCGGGCGGCGTCACCGTCAACGACACGCTGCTGCATTTCGGCGCGCACGACCTGCCTTTCGGCGGCATCGGTCCCAGCGGCATCGGCGCGATCCACGGCCGCACCGGCTTCGACACCTTCAGCAAGCTGCTGCCGGTGTTCCGCCAGCGCCGCATGGCTGCCAGCGACTTGTTGAAGCCGCCGTACAGCGGTGCGATCGACAAGATGGTGCGCTGGCTGGCGAAGTAG
- a CDS encoding ParA family protein codes for MARIIAVANQKGGVGKTTTAVNLAAALARTPKRVLLVDLDPQGNATMGSGVNKRELENSICEVLLGETQVRSAIVRTAEEFDLLPGNIDLTAVEVQLMAEPGREQRLRLALQELRPDYDFILIDCPPALSLLTLNALTAADSIIVPMQCEYYALEGLSALVDTIEALKGNLNPKLEIEGVLRTMFDVRNNLANAVSAELITHFGDRVFRTIVPRNVRLAEAPSHGQSIVGYDRASRGGIAYMGLAGEVLRRQRERDQAAKAAARPPEAKETTA; via the coding sequence ATGGCCCGCATCATCGCCGTCGCCAACCAGAAAGGCGGGGTCGGCAAGACCACCACCGCAGTCAACCTCGCCGCCGCGCTCGCGCGCACGCCCAAGCGGGTGCTGTTGGTGGATCTCGATCCGCAGGGCAACGCGACGATGGGCAGCGGCGTCAACAAGCGCGAGCTGGAGAACTCGATCTGCGAAGTGCTGCTGGGCGAAACCCAGGTGCGCAGCGCGATCGTTCGCACCGCCGAGGAGTTCGACCTGCTGCCGGGCAATATCGACCTGACCGCGGTCGAAGTGCAGCTGATGGCCGAACCCGGCCGCGAGCAGCGCCTGCGCCTGGCACTGCAGGAGCTGCGCCCGGACTACGACTTCATCCTGATCGACTGCCCGCCGGCGCTGTCGCTGCTCACGCTCAACGCGCTGACCGCCGCCGATTCGATCATCGTGCCGATGCAGTGCGAGTACTACGCACTGGAAGGCCTGAGCGCGCTGGTCGACACCATCGAAGCGCTCAAGGGCAACCTCAATCCCAAGCTCGAGATCGAAGGCGTGCTGCGCACCATGTTCGACGTGCGCAACAACCTCGCCAATGCCGTCTCGGCCGAGCTGATCACCCACTTCGGTGACCGCGTCTTCCGCACCATCGTGCCGCGCAACGTGCGCCTGGCCGAGGCGCCCAGCCACGGTCAGAGCATCGTCGGCTATGACCGCGCCAGCCGCGGCGGCATCGCCTACATGGGCCTGGCCGGCGAAGTGCTGCGCCGCCAGCGCGAACGCGACCAGGCCGCCAAGGCAGCGGCCCGCCCGCCTGAAGCCAAGGAGACCACGGCATGA
- a CDS encoding gamma carbonic anhydrase family protein, giving the protein MTMRPYLDTFPSHGDRVYIDPSAVVIGAVTLGDDVSIWPMCVIRGDVNSIHIGARTNIQDGTIVHVTHEGPFTQPGGVPTVIGNDVTVGHGAILHACTLDDFCLIGMGARVLDGARVHRYGFVGAGAVIAPGKQVGEGELWLGNPARLVRRLSEREIEQLHYSAQHYVRLKDRYLGMMG; this is encoded by the coding sequence ATGACCATGCGCCCCTACCTCGACACGTTTCCCAGCCACGGCGACCGGGTCTACATCGATCCTTCGGCCGTAGTCATCGGCGCGGTCACCCTCGGCGACGACGTCTCGATCTGGCCGATGTGCGTGATCCGCGGCGACGTCAACAGCATCCACATCGGCGCGCGCACCAATATCCAGGACGGCACCATCGTCCATGTCACGCACGAAGGACCGTTCACGCAACCGGGCGGCGTGCCGACGGTGATCGGCAACGACGTGACGGTCGGCCATGGCGCCATCCTGCACGCCTGCACCCTCGACGACTTCTGCCTGATCGGCATGGGTGCCCGGGTGCTCGACGGCGCCCGCGTGCACCGCTATGGTTTCGTGGGAGCCGGGGCAGTGATCGCACCGGGCAAGCAGGTCGGCGAGGGCGAGCTGTGGCTGGGTAACCCGGCCCGGCTGGTGCGCCGGCTGAGCGAGCGCGAGATCGAGCAACTGCACTACAGCGCCCAGCACTATGTACGATTGAAGGACCGCTACCTCGGGATGATGGGGTAG
- a CDS encoding RDD family protein translates to MLDTYREVVTPEGVALHLPAAGPVPRALAWLLDLMIRFGIVFVAAMVLGVLGRSGAGFNAVVLFLVYWFYPVLFEALWDGRTPGKRTLGLRVVAANGAPVGWLAAFTRNLLRVVDMLPFGYAAGLVSSLFDPWGRRIGDMVAGTLVVHDVRAQTPSPTPVDHVMAPPVALQPYEQAALVSFAERGPRLTQARQEELAEFATPLTGARGTLAVTRLYGMANWLLGRR, encoded by the coding sequence ATGCTCGACACCTACCGTGAAGTGGTGACGCCCGAAGGCGTCGCCCTTCACCTGCCCGCGGCCGGTCCGGTGCCGCGGGCGCTGGCCTGGTTGCTGGACCTGATGATCCGGTTCGGCATCGTGTTTGTCGCGGCGATGGTGCTGGGGGTGCTGGGGCGCAGCGGCGCGGGCTTCAACGCGGTCGTGCTGTTCCTGGTGTACTGGTTCTATCCGGTGCTGTTCGAGGCGTTGTGGGACGGCCGCACGCCCGGCAAGCGCACCCTGGGGCTGCGCGTGGTCGCCGCCAATGGCGCGCCGGTGGGCTGGTTGGCCGCGTTCACGCGCAACCTGTTGCGCGTGGTCGACATGCTGCCGTTCGGTTATGCGGCCGGCCTGGTCAGCAGCCTGTTCGATCCCTGGGGCCGGCGCATTGGCGACATGGTCGCCGGCACGCTGGTCGTGCATGACGTCCGCGCCCAGACGCCCTCGCCGACGCCGGTCGACCATGTGATGGCGCCGCCGGTCGCACTGCAACCCTACGAGCAGGCGGCACTGGTGTCGTTCGCTGAACGTGGTCCGCGGCTGACCCAGGCCCGCCAGGAAGAACTCGCAGAGTTCGCCACGCCGCTCACCGGCGCGCGCGGCACGCTTGCGGTGACGCGCCTTTACGGCATGGCCAACTGGCTGTTGGGGCGGCGCTGA
- a CDS encoding ParB/RepB/Spo0J family partition protein: MSVAKKRGLGRGLEALLGPKAAAEAPVLEATEGDVLRSLPVDSLTPGKYQPRKHWDQDKLSELAESIKAQGVIQPIVVRDIGGKRYEIIAGERRWRASQLAGLNEIPVVIREVDDRTVVAMALIENIQREDLNPLEEATALQRLIDEFDLTHAQAAEAVGRSRASVSNMLRLLELPNEIRVLLETHALEMGHARALLALTPQAAIALARQAAEHGWSVREVEHRVQQLSAGVIPTSGSKPKAAKAKPQADIAALERELSESLNTKVNVMHGRAGKGRLVIHYNDLDSLDGVLEKLRGSVTE, encoded by the coding sequence ATGAGCGTAGCCAAGAAGCGCGGTCTCGGCCGCGGTCTGGAAGCCCTTCTCGGACCCAAGGCCGCCGCCGAGGCGCCGGTACTGGAGGCGACCGAGGGCGATGTGCTGCGCAGCCTGCCGGTGGATTCGCTGACGCCGGGCAAGTACCAGCCGCGCAAGCACTGGGACCAGGACAAGCTGTCCGAGCTGGCCGAGTCGATCAAGGCACAAGGCGTGATCCAGCCGATCGTCGTGCGCGACATCGGCGGCAAGCGCTACGAGATCATCGCCGGCGAACGCCGCTGGCGCGCCTCGCAGCTGGCCGGGTTGAACGAGATCCCGGTGGTGATCCGCGAAGTCGACGACCGCACCGTGGTCGCGATGGCGCTGATCGAGAACATCCAGCGCGAAGACCTCAATCCGCTCGAAGAAGCCACCGCGCTGCAGCGCCTGATCGACGAGTTCGACCTGACCCACGCCCAGGCCGCCGAAGCGGTCGGCCGTTCGCGCGCGTCGGTGTCGAACATGCTGCGCCTGCTCGAGCTGCCCAACGAAATCCGCGTGTTGCTGGAGACCCATGCGCTGGAGATGGGCCACGCCCGTGCCCTGCTGGCGCTGACGCCGCAGGCCGCGATCGCGCTGGCCCGCCAGGCCGCCGAGCATGGCTGGTCGGTGCGCGAGGTCGAGCATCGCGTGCAGCAGCTGTCGGCTGGCGTGATCCCGACTTCGGGCAGCAAGCCCAAGGCCGCCAAGGCCAAGCCGCAGGCCGACATCGCCGCGCTCGAGCGCGAGCTGTCGGAATCGCTCAACACCAAGGTCAACGTGATGCACGGCCGGGCCGGCAAGGGCCGCCTGGTCATCCACTACAACGACCTGGACTCCCTCGATGGCGTCCTGGAAAAGCTGCGCGGTAGCGTCACCGAGTAA
- the ltaE gene encoding low-specificity L-threonine aldolase encodes MNWIDLRSDTVTEPTDAMREAMMRAPVGDDVYGEDPTVNALQQRLADELGFAAGLFVPSGTQSNLIGLMAHCQRGDEYIVGMDAHTYKYEGGGAAVLGSIQPQPVVQADDGSLPLDVVERVIKPIDPHFARTRLLCLENTWHGRPLPLAYLAQARALCDRRGLALHLDGARMFNAAVALGVPAREITKHFDSVSVCLSKGLGAPVGSVLLGTQELINTARRWRKVVGGGMRQAGILAAAGTYALNNNVARLADDHARAKRLGDGLAGLSGLRVVAQHTNMVFIDVPVERHDALRGVLEQARVRVSIGYTPAIRLVTHLGVDDAGVERVVEVLRGFAAA; translated from the coding sequence ATGAACTGGATCGACCTCCGCAGCGACACCGTCACCGAGCCCACCGATGCCATGCGCGAGGCGATGATGCGCGCCCCGGTCGGGGACGACGTCTACGGCGAGGACCCGACGGTCAACGCGTTGCAACAGCGGCTGGCCGATGAGCTGGGCTTCGCGGCCGGTCTGTTCGTGCCCAGCGGCACGCAGTCGAACCTGATCGGGTTGATGGCGCACTGCCAGCGCGGCGACGAGTACATCGTCGGCATGGATGCGCACACCTACAAGTACGAGGGCGGCGGTGCCGCGGTATTGGGGTCCATCCAGCCGCAGCCGGTGGTGCAGGCCGACGATGGCAGCCTGCCGCTGGACGTGGTCGAGCGCGTGATCAAGCCGATCGACCCGCACTTCGCCCGCACGCGACTGCTGTGCCTGGAGAACACCTGGCACGGGCGGCCCCTGCCGTTGGCGTACCTGGCGCAGGCGCGCGCGCTGTGCGACCGGCGCGGACTGGCGTTGCACCTCGACGGGGCGCGCATGTTCAACGCGGCGGTGGCGCTCGGAGTTCCGGCGCGCGAGATCACGAAGCACTTCGACAGCGTGTCGGTGTGTTTGTCAAAGGGACTGGGTGCGCCGGTCGGCTCGGTGCTGTTGGGCACCCAGGAACTGATCAACACCGCCAGGCGCTGGCGCAAGGTGGTCGGCGGTGGCATGCGGCAGGCGGGCATCCTGGCGGCCGCCGGAACGTACGCGCTGAACAACAACGTCGCGCGGCTGGCCGATGACCATGCCCGCGCGAAGCGGCTGGGCGATGGGCTGGCCGGGCTATCGGGGCTGCGCGTGGTCGCGCAGCACACCAACATGGTGTTCATCGACGTGCCGGTGGAGCGGCACGATGCGTTGCGCGGCGTGCTGGAGCAGGCGCGCGTGCGGGTGTCGATCGGCTATACGCCGGCGATACGGCTGGTGACGCATCTGGGTGTGGACGATGCGGGAGTGGAGCGGGTGGTCGAGGTGCTGCGCGGGTTCGCGGCGGCTTGA
- the xth gene encoding exodeoxyribonuclease III gives MKIASWNVNSLNVRLPHLQQWLAQSNPDIVALQETKLEDERFPDDDLLAAGYRSVFAGQKTYNGVAVLSRESARDVQIGIPGFEDEQKRVLAATVGDLRIVNLYVVNGQDVGTDKYAYKLRWLEAVHDWLATELVTHPRMIVLGDFNIAPDDRDVHDATVWNDSHILTSRAERDALLKINALGLHDAWRAMNPEERQFSWWDYRQGGFRRNLGLRIDMTLVSEALRPHCVDSGIDRETRTWDRPSDHAPAWVQLGG, from the coding sequence ATGAAGATCGCCAGCTGGAACGTCAACTCCCTCAACGTCCGCCTGCCCCACCTGCAGCAGTGGCTGGCGCAGTCCAACCCCGACATCGTCGCGCTGCAGGAAACCAAGCTCGAGGACGAGCGCTTCCCCGACGACGACCTGCTCGCCGCCGGTTACCGCAGCGTGTTCGCCGGGCAGAAGACCTACAACGGCGTGGCCGTGCTCTCGCGCGAGTCCGCCAGGGACGTGCAGATCGGAATCCCCGGCTTCGAGGACGAGCAGAAGCGCGTGCTGGCGGCGACCGTCGGCGACCTGCGCATCGTCAACCTCTACGTGGTCAACGGTCAGGACGTCGGCACCGACAAGTACGCCTACAAGCTGCGCTGGCTGGAGGCCGTGCACGACTGGCTGGCAACGGAGCTGGTGACGCATCCGCGAATGATCGTCCTGGGTGATTTCAACATCGCCCCCGATGACCGCGACGTCCACGACGCCACCGTCTGGAACGACAGCCACATCCTCACCTCGCGTGCCGAACGCGATGCGCTTTTGAAGATCAACGCACTCGGCCTGCATGACGCATGGCGCGCGATGAATCCGGAGGAACGCCAGTTCAGCTGGTGGGATTACCGCCAGGGCGGCTTCCGCCGCAACCTCGGCCTGCGCATCGACATGACCCTGGTGTCGGAGGCGTTGCGACCGCATTGCGTCGACTCGGGCATCGACCGCGAGACGCGTACCTGGGACCGCCCGAGTGACCATGCCCCGGCGTGGGTGCAACTGGGCGGCTGA
- a CDS encoding GlsB/YeaQ/YmgE family stress response membrane protein, with the protein MGILVWLIVGGIIGWVASLIMKTDAQQGMFLNIVVGIIGAFIGGWLGGMFGLGGDINDGNFSMSGLLMSLVGAIVLLAIVNLFRRGRVR; encoded by the coding sequence ATGGGTATCCTCGTCTGGCTGATCGTCGGCGGCATCATCGGCTGGGTCGCCAGCCTGATCATGAAGACCGACGCGCAACAGGGCATGTTCCTCAATATCGTCGTCGGCATCATCGGTGCCTTCATCGGCGGTTGGCTGGGTGGCATGTTCGGTCTGGGTGGCGACATCAATGACGGCAACTTCAGCATGAGCGGTTTGCTGATGTCGCTGGTCGGCGCGATCGTGCTGCTGGCCATCGTCAACCTGTTCCGGCGCGGTCGCGTGCGCTGA
- a CDS encoding 4'-phosphopantetheinyl transferase family protein produces MTLSVPTTPPTGTVRWAWRPHLPRQPAEPLAREWLAAELGVTAAVLPLARDPRGRPRLGGELVGWDCNWSHSGDGLLIALGRDVQVGIDLERLRPRARALELAQRFFTATEVAWLHAAPSAAVRDHAFLRLWCAKEAVLKAHGHGISFGLDRLRFEDGDDGLRLVACDPALGQPQEWQLQELQPAQDYLGALAWRQLAPT; encoded by the coding sequence ATGACCCTGTCTGTCCCCACAACGCCGCCCACCGGCACCGTGCGCTGGGCCTGGCGCCCGCACTTGCCGCGGCAGCCGGCCGAGCCACTGGCGCGGGAGTGGCTGGCGGCCGAGCTGGGTGTCACCGCCGCCGTCCTGCCGCTGGCCCGCGATCCGCGTGGGCGTCCCCGGCTGGGCGGTGAACTGGTCGGCTGGGACTGCAACTGGAGCCACAGCGGCGATGGCCTGCTGATCGCGCTGGGCCGGGACGTCCAGGTCGGCATCGACCTGGAACGGCTGCGCCCGCGCGCCCGCGCGCTGGAGCTGGCCCAGCGCTTCTTCACCGCGACCGAAGTGGCCTGGCTGCACGCGGCGCCCTCGGCGGCGGTGCGCGACCACGCCTTCCTGCGTCTGTGGTGCGCCAAGGAGGCGGTGCTGAAGGCGCACGGCCACGGCATTTCCTTCGGCCTGGACCGCCTGCGCTTCGAGGACGGGGACGATGGCCTGCGCCTGGTGGCCTGCGATCCGGCGCTGGGCCAGCCGCAGGAATGGCAACTCCAGGAGCTGCAACCGGCGCAGGACTACCTCGGCGCCCTGGCATGGCGCCAGCTCGCTCCTACATAA
- the rsmG gene encoding 16S rRNA (guanine(527)-N(7))-methyltransferase RsmG, protein MNTPAPFDPSLRKSLDDGLRTLALDPALSAPLLDYLALLLRWNKTYNLTAVRDPQEMVSKHLLDSLAMHPFVDDIAARGGSLADLGTGAGLPGIPLSIVKPGLRVTLVESAGKKARFMREAIRQLGLRDARVAESRIEAVAEPGAYDAITARALATLPLIIELGGHLLKPDGCLLAMKGVYPADEIAALPAGWAVRDVHPLTVPGLDAERHLVVVGRTG, encoded by the coding sequence ATGAATACCCCCGCTCCCTTCGATCCGTCGCTGCGCAAGTCGCTCGACGATGGCCTGCGCACCCTCGCCCTCGATCCGGCGTTGTCGGCGCCGCTGCTCGACTACCTGGCCCTGCTGCTGCGCTGGAACAAGACCTACAACCTCACCGCGGTGCGCGATCCGCAGGAGATGGTCAGCAAGCACCTGCTCGATTCGCTGGCGATGCACCCCTTCGTCGACGACATCGCTGCACGTGGCGGCAGCCTGGCCGATCTGGGCACCGGCGCCGGCCTGCCCGGCATCCCGCTGTCGATCGTCAAGCCGGGCCTGCGCGTGACCCTGGTCGAAAGCGCCGGCAAGAAGGCGCGCTTCATGCGCGAGGCGATCCGCCAGCTCGGTCTGCGCGATGCCCGCGTTGCCGAATCGCGGATCGAGGCCGTGGCCGAACCGGGCGCGTACGACGCGATCACCGCGCGCGCCCTGGCCACGCTGCCGCTGATCATCGAACTGGGTGGCCACCTGCTCAAACCCGACGGCTGCCTGCTGGCAATGAAGGGTGTCTACCCCGCCGACGAGATCGCGGCGCTGCCGGCGGGATGGGCGGTGCGGGATGTGCACCCGCTCACGGTTCCGGGGCTGGATGCCGAGCGGCATCTGGTCGTGGTGGGGCGCACGGGCTAG